The Verrucomicrobium spinosum DSM 4136 = JCM 18804 genome includes a region encoding these proteins:
- a CDS encoding EVE domain-containing protein — protein MRYWLLKSEPDVFSFDDLKNRPQRTEPWNGVRNYQVRNMMRDNMKVGDLGFFYHSSCPEPGVAGVIKIASEARPDPTQFEVGGEYHDPKSKPENPAWLLVDVAWEADLKGFVSLDALREEPRLADLLILRRGNRLSVTEVSKKDFDLICKMGGGLKKAAAS, from the coding sequence ATGCGCTACTGGCTACTGAAATCCGAACCGGACGTTTTCTCTTTCGACGACCTCAAAAATCGCCCCCAGCGCACCGAGCCTTGGAACGGGGTGCGTAATTATCAGGTGCGCAACATGATGCGCGATAACATGAAGGTGGGAGATCTCGGCTTTTTCTACCATTCGAGCTGCCCGGAGCCTGGGGTGGCGGGCGTGATCAAGATCGCCTCCGAGGCGCGGCCAGATCCCACGCAGTTCGAGGTGGGTGGTGAGTATCACGACCCCAAAAGCAAGCCGGAGAATCCCGCGTGGCTGCTGGTGGACGTGGCCTGGGAGGCGGACCTGAAGGGTTTTGTGAGCCTGGATGCCCTGCGCGAGGAGCCCCGGTTGGCGGACCTGCTCATCCTGCGCCGGGGCAACCGGCTCTCCGTCACGGAAGTGAGCAAGAAGGATTTCGACCTCATCTGCAAGATGGGCGGGGGCCTCAAAAAGGCCGCTGCATCATAG
- a CDS encoding M28 family peptidase, with translation MKKISPAVLLLPAVTVAATLAVTALSEAQQPPAAAAAPAAPAIPESTYVTNIRQLTFEGKRSGEGYFNADGSKMIFQSEREPGNPFYQIYLMDLETGDQERISPGSGKTTCAWIHPDNDHILFASTHLDPESKAKQDAEYKERESSRVRRYSWDYDQRYDLFLYSLKDKSLKQITREEGYDAEGAISPDGKRVVFASNRAAYSEPLSPADTERLKIDKQYFMEIYTMNVDGTDVKRLTTTPGYDGGPFFSHDGSKICWRRFNEKGDIAEIYTMNADGSDQKQITKLGAMSWAPYFHPSGDYLIFTNNVNGFANFELYAVDAAGKHEPVRITTTDGFDGLPVFSPDGKKLSWTSGRTSGGASQIFLADWNDAAARKALDLGNKAPVAAKDEAGAAPANKPDLSTTTGDINPEDMKQHVTYLASRELGGRMTGTEGERLATEYVAEVFQKIGLMPFGDKDSWYDNFEFTAGVALAPGNKFTLTGKDGPVEFTADQDWRPLSFSKTGAFDPADVVFAGYGIETPDNATTSDGKKLETYSSYAHLDVKDKWVLVFRYLPEGMAQDRRNELMRFASLRFKALTAREKGARGILVVSGPNSKVVEQLAPLTFDASMADSGLAAISISDAVGDKLLSGAGKTLKALQDKLDTGDLMGGINCEGFKLGVNIAIAQEKKTGRNVLGMLCKGSEPDFHIAPLIIGAHIDHLGSGGGSNSRAKGDDLRKIHFGADDNASGTAGMMEIAQWLVDLKKQGKLDMKRDILFAAWSGEELGLLGSSHFVESLAKMIKGDPNAKLTGMIAACLNMDMIGRFNKTLVLQGVGSSSVWTKEIEKRNAPLGLPISAQADAHLATDSTTFYTRGIPTLNAFTGAHEDYHMPTDTADKINYDKAAQIAKFMGLVARSLSTTHEVPDYIAMEAPKNQGTRTGLRVYLGTIPDYAQGDIKGVKLSGVSPVGPAAKAGVQAGDIIVKLGNKDIQNIYDYTYIMGELKIGEQTTIVVQRNGQTVEMKLTPGSRD, from the coding sequence ATGAAAAAAATCTCCCCCGCTGTCCTCCTCCTGCCCGCAGTCACAGTCGCCGCCACGCTCGCCGTCACGGCCCTCTCAGAGGCCCAGCAGCCCCCGGCCGCAGCCGCCGCACCTGCCGCCCCCGCCATCCCGGAGTCCACTTACGTCACGAACATCCGGCAGCTCACCTTTGAGGGGAAACGCTCCGGGGAGGGTTATTTCAACGCGGACGGCTCAAAGATGATCTTTCAGAGCGAGCGCGAGCCGGGGAACCCGTTCTACCAGATCTATCTCATGGACCTGGAGACCGGTGACCAGGAGCGCATCTCCCCGGGCTCAGGCAAGACGACCTGTGCGTGGATCCACCCGGACAATGACCACATCCTCTTCGCCTCCACACACCTCGACCCGGAGTCCAAGGCCAAGCAAGACGCGGAGTACAAGGAGCGCGAAAGCAGCCGCGTGCGCCGCTATTCCTGGGACTATGACCAGCGCTATGACCTCTTCCTCTACTCACTGAAAGACAAGTCGCTCAAGCAGATCACCAGGGAGGAGGGCTATGACGCCGAGGGCGCGATCTCCCCGGACGGCAAGCGCGTTGTGTTTGCCTCGAACCGCGCCGCCTACAGCGAGCCCCTCAGCCCCGCTGACACGGAGCGTCTGAAGATCGACAAACAGTACTTCATGGAGATCTACACCATGAACGTGGACGGCACCGACGTGAAGCGCCTCACCACCACACCGGGCTATGACGGCGGCCCGTTCTTCAGCCACGACGGCAGCAAGATCTGCTGGCGGCGGTTCAATGAAAAAGGCGACATCGCGGAGATCTACACGATGAACGCCGACGGCAGTGACCAGAAGCAGATCACCAAGCTGGGCGCCATGTCCTGGGCCCCGTACTTCCACCCCAGCGGGGACTACCTGATCTTCACGAACAATGTGAACGGCTTTGCCAACTTCGAGCTGTACGCGGTGGACGCTGCGGGCAAGCACGAACCGGTGCGCATCACCACCACGGACGGGTTCGACGGGCTGCCCGTCTTCTCCCCCGATGGCAAAAAGCTGAGCTGGACCAGCGGCCGCACCTCCGGCGGCGCGAGCCAGATCTTCCTGGCCGACTGGAATGACGCAGCTGCCCGCAAGGCGCTGGATTTAGGAAACAAAGCCCCGGTCGCCGCCAAAGATGAAGCCGGAGCCGCTCCTGCCAACAAGCCGGACCTCTCCACCACCACCGGGGACATCAACCCCGAGGATATGAAACAACATGTGACCTACCTTGCCAGCCGCGAGCTGGGCGGCCGCATGACCGGCACGGAGGGTGAGCGCCTGGCTACCGAGTATGTGGCGGAGGTGTTCCAGAAGATCGGCCTGATGCCCTTTGGCGACAAGGACAGCTGGTACGACAACTTTGAGTTCACCGCTGGCGTGGCATTGGCCCCGGGCAACAAGTTCACCCTCACCGGCAAGGACGGCCCGGTAGAATTCACCGCGGACCAGGACTGGCGGCCCCTCTCCTTCTCCAAGACCGGCGCGTTCGATCCCGCTGACGTAGTCTTCGCCGGGTACGGCATTGAGACACCGGACAACGCCACCACCAGCGATGGCAAAAAGCTGGAGACGTACAGCAGCTACGCTCACCTGGATGTGAAGGACAAATGGGTGCTCGTCTTCCGCTACCTGCCGGAGGGCATGGCCCAGGACCGTCGCAATGAGCTGATGCGCTTTGCCAGCCTGCGGTTCAAGGCACTAACGGCCCGTGAAAAAGGCGCGCGTGGCATCCTGGTGGTGAGCGGTCCCAACAGCAAGGTGGTGGAGCAGCTCGCTCCGCTCACCTTTGACGCCTCCATGGCCGATTCCGGCCTCGCCGCCATCAGCATCTCAGACGCCGTGGGTGACAAGCTCCTCTCCGGCGCGGGCAAGACGCTCAAGGCCCTGCAGGACAAGCTGGACACCGGCGACCTCATGGGCGGCATCAATTGCGAGGGCTTCAAGCTCGGCGTGAACATCGCCATCGCCCAGGAAAAGAAGACCGGCCGCAACGTGCTGGGCATGCTCTGCAAGGGCAGCGAGCCCGACTTCCACATCGCCCCGCTCATCATCGGCGCGCACATCGACCACCTCGGCTCCGGCGGGGGTTCCAACTCCCGCGCCAAGGGCGACGACCTGCGCAAAATCCACTTCGGCGCAGACGACAACGCCTCCGGCACCGCCGGCATGATGGAGATCGCCCAGTGGCTGGTGGACCTGAAAAAGCAGGGTAAGCTGGACATGAAACGCGACATCCTCTTCGCCGCCTGGTCCGGTGAGGAACTGGGCCTGCTGGGCTCCAGCCACTTCGTGGAAAGCCTGGCCAAGATGATCAAGGGTGACCCCAATGCCAAGCTTACCGGCATGATCGCCGCGTGCCTGAACATGGACATGATCGGCCGCTTCAACAAGACGCTCGTCCTCCAGGGCGTGGGCAGCAGCAGCGTGTGGACCAAGGAAATAGAGAAACGCAACGCCCCCCTGGGCCTGCCCATCAGCGCCCAGGCGGACGCCCACCTGGCCACGGACTCAACCACCTTCTACACCCGCGGCATCCCCACGCTGAACGCCTTCACCGGCGCGCATGAGGACTACCACATGCCCACCGACACCGCGGACAAGATCAACTACGACAAGGCGGCGCAGATCGCCAAGTTCATGGGGCTGGTCGCCCGTTCCCTCTCCACCACGCATGAGGTGCCGGACTACATCGCCATGGAGGCACCCAAGAACCAGGGCACCCGAACCGGCCTGCGCGTGTATCTCGGCACCATCCCCGACTACGCCCAAGGCGACATCAAAGGCGTGAAGCTCAGCGGCGTCTCCCCCGTGGGCCCCGCTGCCAAAGCCGGCGTCCAGGCCGGGGACATCATCGTGAAGCTCGGCAACAAGGACATTCAGAACATCTATGACTACACCTACATCATGGGCGAGCTGAAGATCGGCGAGCAGACCACCATCGTGGTGCAGCGCAACGGTCAGACCGTCGAGATGAAATTGACACCCGGTTCGAGGGATTGA
- a CDS encoding family 16 glycoside hydrolase: MKRPGLPLVSLLSLSLALMACDSPDHAEALAPGWILFAAPHLERWSEADMAHSGGFTRDTDRFVLKAGHPMTGVVYRHWQADGLPVIDYAISYEARRVSGADFFGTVTFPVGSVDRCVSFVLGGWGGSQVGISSIDGYDASENLTGSRQTLENGHWYHIRIEVREKSLQVWLDGRPIINTNIAGRQLSMRAGEIDRCMPFGFASFRTEAQLRNLRVEKLPE; this comes from the coding sequence ATGAAACGCCCCGGGCTGCCGCTGGTCTCCTTGCTGTCGCTGTCGCTCGCCCTCATGGCCTGTGACAGCCCGGACCACGCGGAGGCCCTGGCTCCGGGCTGGATCCTTTTTGCCGCGCCGCATCTGGAGCGCTGGAGTGAGGCGGACATGGCCCACAGCGGCGGTTTCACCCGGGATACCGATCGCTTTGTCCTGAAGGCGGGCCATCCTATGACCGGCGTGGTTTACCGCCACTGGCAGGCCGATGGGCTGCCCGTCATCGACTACGCCATCAGCTATGAGGCCAGGCGGGTGAGCGGCGCTGACTTCTTTGGCACCGTGACGTTCCCCGTGGGCAGCGTGGACCGCTGCGTGAGCTTCGTCCTCGGCGGTTGGGGCGGCTCACAGGTCGGCATCTCTTCCATCGACGGCTACGATGCCTCCGAGAACCTCACCGGCAGCCGCCAGACGCTGGAAAACGGGCACTGGTACCACATCCGCATCGAGGTCCGGGAGAAATCCCTCCAGGTCTGGCTGGACGGTCGCCCCATCATCAACACCAACATCGCTGGCCGCCAGCTCAGCATGCGAGCGGGGGAGATCGATCGTTGCATGCCGTTTGGGTTCGCGTCGTTTCGGACGGAGGCGCAGCTGAGGAACTTGCGGGTGGAGAAGCTTCCGGAGTGA
- a CDS encoding putative manganese-dependent inorganic diphosphatase, producing the protein MGDIIHVIGHRNPDTDAICSAIGYAAFLRASRGVDARPACCGEINVRTNWVLSEAGVEAPRLLMDVRPTAASVCRRDVVTACQDETFLSVYRKMVEHGFRGIPVVNHEGVLAGMPTLQELAQLFMPATANDDDANRHVRTSEANMVAALDGGFPNGRAPRETVENLILMVAGSSLETSSTRMKRFPSRTVIMMVGDRPDVQRMAILAGVGCLVITGGFSVGEEIGKLAREQGVPVIETRYDTASAAQLVRFSRPIADALDETFLKFSSKTPLKELIASVHDSHQPLFPVVDDETGKLLGVFSKSDLVDVPRTKLALVDHNEFSQAVTGADEADILEVIDHHRLSGNLRSKEPIRFINEPVGSTSTIVAMMFRMRNLAPDKATAICLCAGMISDTLNLTSPTTTNTDREILSWLAELGGIDVAAFTAGFFAAGSMLRDRPAELALESDRKEFEENGWRLSISQIEELGLDEFWKQEAALQEALEKIVVQRKMHFACLLVTDITEHDSVLITAGNDRVDDAIEYPRLKQHVFELAGVVSRKKQLFPYLSRVVGKLTAPTL; encoded by the coding sequence ATGGGCGATATTATCCACGTCATCGGGCACCGCAATCCGGATACGGACGCCATCTGCTCCGCCATCGGGTACGCCGCCTTCTTGCGCGCCTCGCGCGGGGTGGATGCCCGTCCTGCCTGCTGCGGGGAGATCAACGTGCGGACGAACTGGGTGCTCAGCGAGGCCGGGGTGGAGGCCCCGCGCCTGCTCATGGACGTGCGCCCCACCGCCGCCTCTGTCTGTCGGCGGGACGTGGTCACCGCCTGCCAGGACGAGACCTTCCTCTCCGTGTACCGGAAGATGGTCGAGCATGGGTTCCGCGGCATCCCTGTGGTGAATCACGAAGGCGTGCTCGCTGGCATGCCCACCCTGCAGGAGCTCGCCCAGCTCTTCATGCCTGCCACGGCCAATGACGACGATGCGAACCGTCATGTCCGCACCAGCGAGGCCAATATGGTCGCCGCGCTTGATGGCGGTTTCCCCAACGGCCGCGCCCCGCGTGAGACGGTGGAGAATCTCATCCTCATGGTCGCCGGGTCCAGCCTGGAGACCTCCTCCACGCGCATGAAGCGCTTCCCCTCCCGCACGGTCATCATGATGGTGGGGGACCGCCCGGACGTGCAGCGCATGGCCATCCTCGCCGGAGTCGGCTGCCTCGTCATCACCGGCGGCTTCTCCGTGGGTGAGGAAATTGGCAAACTCGCTCGGGAGCAGGGCGTGCCCGTCATCGAGACCCGGTACGACACCGCCAGCGCCGCCCAGCTCGTGCGTTTCTCCCGCCCCATCGCCGATGCGCTGGACGAGACGTTCCTGAAGTTCAGCAGCAAGACCCCGCTCAAGGAGCTCATCGCCAGCGTGCATGACTCTCATCAGCCGCTTTTCCCCGTCGTGGATGACGAGACTGGCAAGCTGCTCGGCGTCTTCTCCAAGTCCGACCTTGTGGACGTGCCGCGTACTAAACTCGCGCTTGTGGACCACAACGAGTTCTCCCAGGCCGTGACCGGGGCCGATGAGGCGGACATCCTGGAGGTCATCGACCACCACCGCCTCAGCGGGAACCTCCGCAGCAAGGAGCCGATCCGCTTCATCAACGAGCCCGTGGGCAGCACCAGCACCATCGTGGCCATGATGTTCCGTATGAGGAACCTGGCCCCCGACAAGGCGACTGCCATCTGCCTCTGCGCCGGGATGATTTCGGACACGCTGAACCTCACCTCGCCCACCACGACCAATACCGACCGCGAGATCCTCTCCTGGCTCGCCGAGCTCGGCGGCATCGATGTCGCCGCCTTCACCGCCGGGTTCTTCGCCGCCGGGTCCATGCTCCGCGACCGCCCCGCCGAGCTCGCCCTGGAGTCCGACCGCAAGGAGTTCGAGGAGAACGGCTGGCGTCTCAGCATTTCCCAGATCGAGGAACTCGGCCTGGATGAGTTCTGGAAACAGGAGGCCGCCCTCCAGGAAGCTCTGGAGAAGATCGTCGTCCAGCGCAAGATGCACTTCGCCTGCCTCCTGGTGACGGATATCACGGAGCACGACAGCGTCCTCATCACCGCCGGCAACGACCGTGTGGACGACGCCATCGAGTACCCCAGGCTGAAGCAACATGTCTTCGAGCTCGCCGGCGTGGTGAGCCGGAAAAAGCAGCTTTTCCCGTACTTGAGCCGGGTGGTGGGCAAACTGACTGCCCCTACTTTGTAA
- a CDS encoding MFS transporter, translating into MSSPPTFRESLRAFPPAFWALIGATFVNKFGVFVVPFLTIFMTRSGFTPAQAGLTVAAYAAGGFLAAGLGGWMADRVGRNITMATASFTGAAAMMLLSQVHTFPLLVLLAFLTGLFMEAGNPATSALVQDIIPVEHRLAAYAVMRFSVNLGWAVGPMAAGFLAEHSFFWLFAGDAATAVFFGLVALILLPKGNRGTRQTSGWGHALASIRRNRPFLALAAACVTISIVFRQLTTTFALHFENSVPALDWHGFQFKPLELYGFVMAVNGMMICLMEMPLTAVTRAWPVRNCIAMGYIGMSVSFLVLSFGAGLGAFLLAMVVFTFGEMMAFSRQQAYAASLAPDDMRGRYSGFLSWAWSLGNISASAFSLGMYQYSPNLVWLSSVVLGVLGALLIAGRISRPVPTATPAVSIS; encoded by the coding sequence ATGTCCTCGCCTCCCACCTTTAGAGAGAGTTTAAGAGCCTTTCCGCCCGCCTTCTGGGCCCTGATCGGGGCTACGTTCGTGAACAAGTTCGGTGTCTTTGTGGTGCCGTTCCTCACGATCTTCATGACGCGCAGTGGATTCACGCCGGCGCAGGCGGGATTGACGGTGGCGGCTTATGCTGCGGGAGGTTTTCTGGCCGCAGGTCTGGGAGGATGGATGGCGGACCGGGTGGGAAGAAACATCACCATGGCCACAGCGTCATTCACCGGAGCGGCGGCGATGATGTTGCTTTCCCAGGTGCACACGTTCCCGTTGCTGGTCTTGCTCGCTTTTCTCACGGGGTTGTTCATGGAAGCGGGGAATCCCGCGACGAGCGCCCTGGTGCAGGACATCATCCCGGTGGAACACCGGCTGGCCGCGTATGCGGTGATGAGATTCTCGGTCAATCTGGGCTGGGCGGTGGGCCCCATGGCTGCGGGTTTCCTGGCGGAGCACTCCTTCTTCTGGCTCTTCGCCGGGGACGCCGCCACCGCGGTGTTCTTTGGTCTGGTGGCCCTGATTTTGTTGCCGAAGGGCAACCGAGGCACCCGTCAGACCAGTGGATGGGGGCACGCGCTGGCTTCCATCCGGCGCAACCGGCCGTTTCTGGCGCTGGCGGCGGCTTGCGTGACGATCTCCATCGTCTTTCGTCAGCTCACCACCACCTTTGCCCTGCACTTCGAGAACAGTGTGCCCGCGCTGGACTGGCATGGTTTCCAATTCAAGCCCCTCGAGCTCTATGGCTTCGTCATGGCGGTGAATGGGATGATGATCTGCCTTATGGAGATGCCGTTGACGGCAGTCACGCGGGCCTGGCCGGTGCGGAACTGCATTGCCATGGGCTATATCGGTATGAGCGTGAGTTTTCTGGTGCTCTCGTTTGGGGCAGGGTTGGGGGCGTTTCTTCTGGCCATGGTGGTTTTCACCTTTGGTGAGATGATGGCCTTCTCCCGTCAGCAGGCCTATGCCGCCAGTCTGGCCCCGGATGACATGCGTGGCAGGTATTCGGGCTTTTTGAGCTGGGCGTGGAGTCTGGGGAACATTTCTGCGTCCGCATTCAGCCTGGGAATGTACCAGTATTCACCGAATTTGGTCTGGCTGTCGTCGGTGGTGTTGGGCGTGCTGGGTGCCTTGCTCATTGCGGGCCGCATCAGCCGCCCGGTGCCAACCGCAACCCCGGCCGTCAGCATTTCGTAG
- the leuD gene encoding 3-isopropylmalate dehydratase small subunit, translated as MALTKVTQIAGTAVHVPGTDIDTDRIIPARFMKCVTFDGLGEFAFYDVRKNPDGTDKPHPLNDERFKGANILLSGANFGCGSSREHAPQALYRFGFRAVIAESFAEIFFGNCTTLGIPCAVAAHNDIVALAKEVERNPKLEVTVDLLEGKVFFEDQEFAIIVPHTAREALTTGQWDPIAELLENKDAVDAKIRELAVVA; from the coding sequence ATGGCCCTTACGAAAGTCACGCAGATCGCCGGCACCGCCGTTCACGTTCCCGGCACCGACATCGATACCGACCGCATCATCCCCGCGCGCTTCATGAAGTGCGTCACCTTTGACGGTCTGGGCGAGTTCGCCTTCTACGATGTGCGGAAGAACCCCGATGGCACGGACAAGCCCCACCCGCTCAATGACGAGCGTTTCAAGGGGGCAAACATCCTCCTCTCTGGTGCCAACTTTGGCTGCGGAAGCTCCCGTGAGCACGCCCCTCAGGCCCTCTACCGCTTCGGCTTTCGCGCCGTCATCGCCGAGAGCTTCGCGGAGATCTTCTTTGGCAACTGCACCACCCTCGGCATCCCCTGCGCCGTGGCCGCCCACAACGACATCGTCGCCCTGGCGAAAGAGGTGGAGCGCAACCCGAAGCTGGAAGTGACCGTGGACCTCCTCGAGGGCAAGGTCTTCTTTGAGGATCAGGAGTTCGCCATCATCGTGCCCCACACCGCTCGTGAGGCGCTCACCACCGGACAGTGGGACCCCATTGCCGAGCTGCTGGAGAACAAGGACGCCGTGGACGCAAAGATCCGCGAGCTGGCCGTGGTGGCTTAA
- a CDS encoding EF-hand domain-containing protein: protein MTLTKQILLSAIAAVGCTFSFSLTMAHAQDAPPPPAGEGQGRPPGGPGGPGGPGGPGGPGGDSRARLEEAWKKMDLNGDGKISKEEFTTNAVKEAEDRFGKMDANSDGSVEKEEAEQAGRRLREERERMAGRTGGPGAGPEGNRPRPEGGRPPEGTPPGPGDRPEGFRRPQQGGPEGGPQGGPGLGQRSPGESGGGRGGRGGMGMGDFLLRMDTNKDGIVSKDEYVAGNMERFEQLDADKDGKVTKEEADAAAQRLREQFGGGRGEGGQRGEGFRRPEGGAGGPGGAGAGAEGGARPRPQRPEGEAN from the coding sequence ATGACCCTGACAAAACAGATTCTTCTCAGTGCGATCGCAGCCGTGGGCTGCACGTTCAGCTTCAGCCTCACGATGGCCCATGCACAGGATGCACCCCCGCCGCCCGCAGGTGAAGGCCAAGGCCGCCCCCCTGGTGGACCCGGCGGCCCAGGAGGTCCTGGTGGTCCCGGAGGCCCTGGTGGAGATTCTCGCGCCCGCTTGGAAGAGGCCTGGAAGAAGATGGACCTCAACGGCGACGGCAAGATTTCCAAGGAAGAGTTCACCACCAACGCCGTGAAGGAAGCGGAAGACCGCTTCGGCAAGATGGACGCCAACAGCGACGGCTCCGTGGAGAAAGAAGAGGCCGAACAGGCCGGGCGTCGTCTGCGTGAGGAACGCGAGCGCATGGCTGGCCGCACCGGCGGTCCCGGAGCAGGCCCGGAAGGCAACCGCCCCCGCCCTGAAGGAGGCCGCCCGCCGGAAGGCACACCTCCCGGCCCCGGCGACCGCCCCGAAGGTTTCCGCCGCCCGCAGCAGGGTGGCCCTGAAGGCGGCCCCCAAGGTGGTCCTGGCCTGGGTCAGCGCTCCCCCGGTGAATCCGGTGGGGGTCGTGGCGGCCGCGGCGGCATGGGCATGGGTGACTTCCTCCTGCGCATGGACACCAACAAGGACGGCATCGTCTCCAAGGACGAGTATGTGGCCGGCAACATGGAGCGCTTTGAGCAACTGGATGCCGACAAGGACGGCAAGGTGACCAAGGAAGAAGCCGATGCCGCAGCCCAGCGTCTGCGCGAGCAGTTCGGCGGTGGTCGTGGTGAAGGCGGCCAGCGCGGCGAAGGTTTCCGTCGCCCCGAAGGTGGAGCTGGTGGCCCTGGCGGGGCCGGTGCTGGTGCCGAAGGCGGGGCCCGCCCCCGTCCGCAGCGCCCAGAAGGCGAGGCCAACTGA
- the leuC gene encoding 3-isopropylmalate dehydratase large subunit, translated as MGKTLFQKVWESHSVATLSNGQTQLLIDTHLIHEVTSPQAFGMLRDLGLKVAYPQRTFATVDHIVPTDQREEPFSDSLADAMIKELNRNAKEFGVTYFDLRSGKQGIVHVVGPEQGITQPGTTIACGDSHTATHGAFGAIAFGIGTTQVRDILATQTMALSPMKVRRINVDGELRPGVYAKDVILHIIRLLGAGGGKGYAYEYGGSIFDGFTMEERMTVCNMSIEGGARAGYVNPDEKTFEYLKGRPYSPKGEEWDKAVAAWRAVASDADAVYDDVVNIRAEDVPPTVTWGVSPDQAIAVNEQVPTVESGTNAEQRISIQEALEYMKLEGGAPIKGTKIDVAFVGSCTNGRLSDFREVARFLKGKKVAGHVKAIAVPGSQIVDVLARQEGIDQVFTDAGFEWRGAGCSMCLAMNPDKLVGDQLCASSSNRNFKGRQGSPTGRTILMSPLMVAAAAVTGEVADAREVFALSA; from the coding sequence ATGGGCAAGACACTCTTCCAGAAAGTTTGGGAATCTCACTCGGTCGCCACGCTCTCCAATGGGCAGACGCAGCTCCTTATTGATACCCACCTGATTCACGAGGTCACCAGCCCCCAGGCGTTCGGCATGTTGCGGGATCTTGGCCTGAAAGTGGCTTATCCCCAGCGCACGTTCGCGACCGTGGACCACATCGTCCCCACCGACCAGCGTGAGGAGCCATTCTCGGACTCCTTGGCGGATGCGATGATCAAGGAACTCAACCGCAACGCCAAGGAATTCGGCGTCACCTATTTCGACCTGCGCAGCGGCAAGCAGGGCATTGTGCATGTGGTCGGACCGGAGCAGGGCATCACCCAGCCGGGCACCACCATCGCTTGTGGCGATTCCCACACCGCCACGCACGGAGCCTTCGGCGCCATCGCGTTCGGCATCGGCACCACCCAAGTGCGCGACATTCTGGCCACCCAGACCATGGCCCTCAGCCCCATGAAGGTGCGTCGCATCAACGTGGACGGCGAGCTTCGCCCCGGCGTGTATGCGAAGGACGTCATCCTTCACATCATCCGCCTCCTCGGCGCAGGTGGTGGCAAGGGCTACGCGTACGAGTACGGCGGCAGCATCTTCGACGGCTTCACGATGGAAGAGCGCATGACCGTGTGCAACATGTCCATCGAGGGCGGTGCCCGTGCTGGCTACGTCAACCCGGACGAAAAGACCTTTGAGTACCTGAAAGGCCGCCCGTACTCGCCCAAGGGCGAGGAGTGGGACAAGGCTGTCGCCGCCTGGCGCGCCGTCGCCTCCGATGCCGATGCCGTCTATGACGACGTGGTGAACATCCGCGCTGAGGACGTGCCGCCCACCGTGACCTGGGGCGTGAGCCCGGACCAGGCCATCGCCGTGAATGAGCAGGTGCCCACCGTGGAAAGCGGTACCAATGCCGAACAGCGCATCTCCATCCAGGAAGCGCTGGAGTACATGAAGCTGGAAGGTGGTGCCCCCATCAAGGGCACCAAGATCGATGTCGCCTTCGTTGGCAGCTGCACCAACGGCCGTCTCTCCGACTTCCGCGAAGTGGCCCGCTTCCTGAAGGGCAAGAAAGTCGCTGGCCACGTGAAGGCCATCGCCGTTCCCGGCTCCCAGATTGTGGACGTCCTGGCCCGCCAGGAAGGCATCGATCAGGTCTTCACCGACGCTGGGTTTGAATGGCGCGGCGCTGGCTGCTCCATGTGCCTGGCCATGAACCCCGACAAGCTCGTGGGCGATCAGCTCTGCGCCAGCTCCAGCAACCGCAACTTCAAGGGCCGCCAGGGCAGCCCCACCGGACGCACCATCCTCATGTCCCCGCTCATGGTGGCCGCCGCTGCCGTCACCGGTGAGGTGGCCGACGCCCGTGAGGTCTTTGCCCTCTCCGCATAA